A genomic segment from Candidatus Zixiibacteriota bacterium encodes:
- a CDS encoding MXAN_6640 family putative metalloprotease encodes MKVSIIVTAALVCLAAAAFADQLSRETQVEIIQAYMYATGQMSRSQATSLSTAFEQMGELPVKCGTPAIRDFVLNQDKLDPNLLKELGTQAAERPAGLDQSLVSPSGIFRVHYTTSGDNAVASGYPESVAAIFDEVYSHLVDDLGYPPPPSDGSYDPAGPEFDVYLVNFSFAVYGMTYLDSVHIDGTTASSRATAFMLIDNDYAEFSEYQDRPLDAVRVTCAHEFFHVVQYGIDFTEGAFVSLDTTAYRSAWMEMSATWMEEEMYDQINDYYFYLPFFFREPYASIRRFINSFDLHPYSSMLYPLFLSEKYSPNLIRDIWLGCATLGMGTDDFLESTDNVISTYTGGDESFASSFHEFMLWNYYTGSRAHMAPDGIGYSERNSYLEEFLELPGDSNMAVHTDYTEPINVGEWENIFSPDHNGAFYLKLNGLQNLVPDTTYWACLDGTFPACNDSVQVDGPPGDYDIVHVDSVFTITVDLDSDFPYDWGFNTVFQLQENIDSTVVAESTLTTATNHEFSFYISDLQRYRSATMMFAPASPINDLYNPFNLFLISYSVESERTVLDSTRLNLPAAMFTPYPNPAVASELGDNGISFKFQVPTDSLGVPIYGYYTDDPYIVCDIFSVAGDHVGRIDEIADSDPETGEYWIEWNLRNASGKEVASGVYIAVAQLFASRDDKVLLTEEKTKVLVIR; translated from the coding sequence TTGAAAGTATCCATTATTGTCACCGCTGCTCTCGTCTGTCTGGCGGCCGCTGCCTTTGCCGACCAATTGAGCCGGGAAACGCAGGTTGAGATTATTCAGGCATACATGTATGCTACCGGCCAGATGAGCCGAAGCCAGGCAACATCACTCAGTACGGCCTTTGAGCAAATGGGCGAACTTCCCGTCAAGTGCGGCACGCCCGCAATCAGGGATTTCGTTCTGAATCAGGATAAGCTCGACCCCAACCTTCTCAAGGAACTGGGAACGCAGGCAGCGGAGCGCCCGGCCGGTTTGGATCAATCACTAGTGTCACCGTCAGGGATTTTTCGCGTCCACTACACGACATCGGGCGACAACGCCGTTGCCAGCGGCTACCCCGAATCGGTTGCAGCTATCTTCGACGAAGTCTATTCGCATCTGGTGGACGACCTCGGCTATCCGCCGCCACCGAGTGACGGCTCTTACGACCCCGCCGGACCGGAGTTCGATGTATATTTGGTCAATTTCAGTTTCGCCGTATACGGAATGACCTATTTGGACTCGGTTCATATCGACGGTACCACGGCCAGTAGCAGGGCCACAGCTTTTATGCTGATAGATAATGACTACGCCGAATTCAGTGAATATCAAGACCGCCCGCTCGACGCCGTTAGAGTCACCTGCGCCCACGAATTCTTTCACGTCGTTCAGTACGGCATAGATTTCACCGAAGGCGCTTTCGTCTCTCTCGACACAACTGCCTACCGGAGTGCCTGGATGGAAATGTCGGCGACCTGGATGGAAGAAGAAATGTACGACCAGATCAATGACTATTACTTCTATCTCCCGTTCTTCTTTCGTGAACCCTATGCCTCGATTCGAAGATTCATAAACAGCTTCGACCTCCATCCCTACTCGAGCATGCTCTATCCGCTGTTTCTGTCTGAAAAGTACAGTCCGAATCTAATCAGAGATATCTGGCTTGGCTGCGCTACCCTCGGGATGGGGACCGATGACTTCCTGGAATCAACCGACAATGTCATCAGTACGTATACCGGGGGAGACGAATCTTTTGCCTCTTCGTTCCATGAATTTATGCTGTGGAACTACTATACCGGTTCAAGAGCCCACATGGCTCCTGACGGTATCGGTTATTCCGAGCGAAACAGCTATCTCGAGGAATTTCTGGAACTGCCCGGTGACAGCAACATGGCTGTTCACACCGACTACACGGAGCCGATAAACGTTGGCGAATGGGAGAATATTTTCTCGCCTGACCACAACGGCGCTTTCTATCTGAAATTGAATGGCCTGCAGAACCTTGTTCCGGATACCACTTACTGGGCATGTCTTGATGGAACATTCCCGGCCTGTAATGATTCCGTTCAGGTTGACGGACCCCCCGGTGATTATGACATTGTGCACGTCGACTCGGTATTTACCATCACGGTTGATCTTGATTCGGATTTTCCTTACGATTGGGGATTCAATACCGTTTTTCAGTTGCAGGAGAATATCGACTCCACCGTTGTTGCTGAATCGACCCTTACTACAGCAACGAACCATGAATTTTCTTTCTATATAAGCGACTTGCAGCGATACCGTTCGGCAACCATGATGTTTGCGCCGGCGTCGCCGATCAACGACCTGTATAATCCTTTCAACCTGTTTTTGATAAGCTACTCGGTAGAATCGGAGCGCACCGTCCTTGACTCCACTCGTCTGAACCTGCCGGCCGCTATGTTCACGCCTTATCCGAATCCGGCTGTAGCGAGTGAGTTGGGCGACAACGGAATTAGTTTCAAGTTTCAGGTGCCGACCGACTCGCTGGGGGTTCCTATTTACGGGTACTATACTGACGATCCATACATTGTCTGCGATATTTTCAGCGTTGCCGGCGATCACGTCGGCCGCATCGACGAGATCGCTGATTCCGATCCTGAGACTGGCGAGTACTGGATTGAATGGAACCTTCGAAACGCCTCCGGCAAAGAGGTTGCCTCCGGCGTCTACATAGCGGTAGCGCAGCTTTTCGCGAGCCGAGACGATAAGGTTCTTTTGACCGAAGAAAAAACAAAGGTCCTTGTGATCAGATGA
- a CDS encoding PHP domain-containing protein, with product MKRYVDLHLHTCYSDGASQPEELLELVRNSRIQAFSVTDHDTLQGFRAIRKLMDKDDPELITGVELSVTVDDADMHLLAYMFDPDNSQLRQALDDFQSHRSRRGKLMVEKLNELGVDITFDDVLKQSHGTVVGRPHVAKAIFQRGATNTYEEAFVKYIGNDGPAYVPKVNFTPQRAMELIHQADGLAVLAHPGIGDKDKYLDMLIGFGLDGVEAYHPSHQQSQVDRYRHLADRHRLLVTGGSDFHGLNARYDAVGSQKVPYECLEKLKELKK from the coding sequence ATGAAGCGGTATGTTGACTTACATCTCCACACATGCTACTCTGACGGCGCGAGTCAACCGGAAGAGTTGCTGGAGCTTGTGAGAAACAGCCGCATACAGGCCTTTTCCGTCACTGACCATGATACCCTTCAGGGCTTTCGGGCCATCAGAAAGCTGATGGACAAAGATGACCCGGAACTGATAACGGGCGTTGAACTTTCCGTAACGGTGGATGACGCCGACATGCACCTTCTGGCCTATATGTTCGACCCGGACAATTCACAGTTGCGGCAGGCTCTTGATGATTTCCAGAGCCACCGGAGCCGGCGAGGAAAATTGATGGTGGAAAAACTCAATGAGCTTGGTGTCGACATTACCTTCGACGATGTACTGAAGCAGTCGCACGGCACGGTTGTCGGTCGTCCCCATGTAGCGAAAGCCATTTTCCAGCGCGGAGCCACGAATACCTATGAGGAGGCATTCGTCAAGTATATAGGCAATGATGGTCCGGCTTATGTGCCAAAGGTGAATTTCACTCCGCAGAGAGCTATGGAGCTTATTCATCAGGCCGATGGTCTGGCGGTTCTGGCTCACCCCGGGATAGGCGACAAAGACAAATATCTTGATATGCTGATTGGTTTTGGACTTGACGGTGTTGAGGCGTACCATCCATCGCACCAGCAATCCCAGGTGGATCGTTATCGCCATCTGGCCGACAGGCACCGTCTGCTCGTTACCGGAGGTTCGGATTTCCACGGGCTGAACGCCCGGTATGACGCCGTAGGTTCGCAAAAGGTACCTTACGAATGTCTGGAGAAGTTAAAGGAATTGAAAAAGTGA